In the genome of Gadus morhua chromosome 14, gadMor3.0, whole genome shotgun sequence, one region contains:
- the fam120b gene encoding constitutive coactivator of peroxisome proliferator-activated receptor gamma yields MGVKGLQQFVDLFSPGVCVPVNLRKMAQQHQSKSQHVPTSTAKSSPTLVVDGMACLRSWYSCEDWVSGGQWKEYMSILVRWVEAFTSAGIRLVFFFDGVVDEHKRPEWVRRRRRVDGEISKVFRHIRIHGVQPGRGLFCLPSGLATFTRFALRSLGQEVFCSVREADYEIASYAHRHGSMGILGQDSDFIIFNSAPYLSVAKLNLDQLTTVTYNQDSLCQTLGLAVNQLPLLACILGNDIVSEERMQHVRSNAMAAYRRDPLYPGASKGEKVFAVAQLVRSVWGSGAEDPGLIPQSLGLSDPDRKLLERGVHSYLLPGQGPLHGVDLQDVPPGTSCVMERYVTPKILKVCREKHVTAESFMVYSVVFEGVVECSNTMEDEEDTELIPQALVYKTCRQRIYGVLLPSGKETGTQGPAVKEWFVFAGNPLKEPELVHPLPLSISEDEPSLESLWFGRGPALSDPRLAHFLSIFDCQEFSPLYGTIEEDSLLAVLCLVTHLVLQVQQLSLEDLDAYLSQAVCVRHRSHQELQCIKLPYLSGRAVQMASLYVRGLGHLLGANCACGGPLPNDALMPWQSFDGRLFHSKYLLAHSGADHSELADDHTPSLDLFVILREKVLEACRKRGRTVLSRPRPSPDPHRSGIPAPGYPPGHQDGWLESEGRAGAYQRGGGWRDEGPTGPSEPGGYHHRGGGGGGGGGGGGGGGGGWHQPSPAQHTRPLSYPHPGDGGLNHPRPYGMTRRGRPGRPNRRAFRLAPRWSHPSGPRS; encoded by the exons ATGGGCGTTAAGGGTCTCCAGCAATTTGTGGACCTTTTCAGCccaggcgtgtgtgtgcctgtgaaccTCAGGAAAATGGCACAGCAACATCAGTCCAAAAGCCAGCACGTACCTACGTCTACAGCCAAGAGCA GTCCCACACTAGTGGTGGATGGCATGGCCTGCCTGCGTTCCTGGTACTCCTGTGAGGACTGGGTGAGTGGGGGGCAGTGGAAGGAGTACATGAGCATCCTGGTACGCTGGGTAGAGGCCTTCACCAGCGCGGGCATCAGGCTGGTCTTCTTTTTCGACGGGGTGGTGGATGAACACAAGAGACCAGAGTGG GTGAGGAGGCGACGCAGAGTCGACGGGGAGATCTCCAAGGTCTTCCGTCACATCAGAATCCACGGGGTGCAGCCGGGGCGAGGGCTCTTCTGTCTCCCATCTGGCCTGGCCACTTTCACACGCTTTGCCCTTAG GTCACTGGGTCAGGAGGTGTTTTGCTCGGTGCGAGAGGCTGACTATGAGATCGCCAGCTATGCTCATCGCCATGGCAGCATGGGCATTCTGGGACAGGACTCCGACTTCATCATTTTTAACAG TGCCCCCTACCTGTCAGTGGCAAAGCTGAATTTGGATCAACTGACAACAGTCACCTACAACCAGGACAGCCTGTGCCAGACGTTGGGCCTGGCTGTTAACCAGCTACCTCTGCTGGCCTGTATTCTAGGCAATGACATTGTGTCAGAGGAGCGGATGCAGCATGTTAGGAGCAATGCTATGGCCGCATACAG GAGAGACCCTCTATATCCTGGTGCTTCCAAAGGGGAAAAGGTGTTTGCTGTAGCCCAGCTGGTACGCTCTGTGTGGGGCAGTGGAGCGGAGGACCCTGGGCTTATCCCTCAGTCACTGGGTCTCTCAGACCCTGACCGAAAACTCCTGGAGAGGGGAGTTCACTCCTACTTACTCCCTGGACAGGGTCCTCTCCATGGGGTCGACCTCCAAGACGTCCCCCCTGGTACCTCCTGTGTGATGGAGAGATATGTCACTCCTAAAATCTTAAAG GTGTGTAGGGAAAAGCACGTAACAGCGGAGAGCTTCATGGTGTACAGCGTTGTGTTTGAAGGAGTGGTTGAGTGTAGCAACACTATGGAGGACGAAGAGGACACCGAGCTGATCCCTCAGGCCCTGGTCTATAAGACCTGCAGGCAGCGGATCTACGGCGTACTGCTGCCCAGTGGTAAAG AAACCGGTACACAGGGGCCAGCTGTCAAAGAGTGGTTTGTCTTTGCTGGAAACCCGCTGAAGGAACCTGAATTAGtccaccctcttcctctcagcATCTCAG AGGATGAGCCAAGTCTGGAGTCATTATGGTTCGGCAGAGGGCCCGCACTGTCTGATCCCCGTTTGGCGCACTTCTTGTCCATCTTCGACTGCCAGGAGTTCTCGCCGCTGTATGGCACCATAGAAGAAGACTCACTCCTCGCCGTTCTGTGTCTGGTCACACACTTGGTGCTTCAG gtgcaGCAGCTATCTCTAGAAGACTTGGATGCTTATCTCAGTCAAGCTGTGTGTGTAAGACACAGATCCCACCAGGAGCTGCAGTGTATTAAG cTGCCCTACCTCTCCGGCCGGGCCGTGCAGATGGCCTCCCTCTACGTGCGGGGCCTCGGTCACCTGCTCGGGGCCAACTGTGCCTGTGGGGGCCCCCTGCCCAACGATGCCCTGATGCCTTGGCAGAGCTTCGACGGACGTCTGTTCCACAGCAAATACCTGCTGGCTCACTCTGGCGCCGATCACTCAGAGCTGGCGGACGACCAC ACCCCATCTTTGGATCTGTTTGTCATCCTTCGAGAGAAAGTTCTGGAGGCTTGCAGGAAGCGGGGTAGGACTGTGCtgtccagacccagacccagtcCAGATCCCCACCGATCTGGGATTCCAGCGCCAG GATATCCTCCCGGACACCAAGATGGATGGTTGGAAAGTGAGGGGCGTGCTGGAGCCTACCAGcgtggggggggttggagggatgAGGGGCCGACGGGACCATCAGAACCGGGCGGTTACCaccatagaggaggaggaggaggaggaggaggaggaggaggaggaggagggggaggaggatggcaTCAGCCCAGTCCAGCTCAACACACCCGGCCTCTCTCGTACCCTCACCCCGGCGATGGAGGGCTCAACCACCCAAGGCCTTACGGGATGACCCGTAGAGGGCGACCAGGACGGCCAAACAGGAGGGCCTTCCGGCTGGCTCCCAG ATGGTCCCATCCCTCGGGCCCACGGTCGTAG